In the genome of Triticum urartu cultivar G1812 chromosome 5, Tu2.1, whole genome shotgun sequence, one region contains:
- the LOC125555615 gene encoding protein PHOSPHATE-INDUCED 1 homolog — protein MTMSKPHAACSLLLALLIGLTRPSPCASSLYNPPPPDMAYHHGGVLDGTVPVSVLYYGAFSPHHKAVLADFLLSLSPRSRPHAFGAPAAASSASVAQWWETVDRYVQRTGRERTRVMLTNQVSDEGCSLGKHLSRLQVEQLAARLGVAPGGVAVVLTAADVAVDGFCGSSCGLHGSLAPGGAVHVWVGNAAVQCPGRCAWPFHAADPAAAATAGPGRHRGGETPLRAPNGDAGVDGMVINLAALLAGAVTNPYGHGYFQGDAGAPVEVGGGCPGVYGRGAYPGYPGAVKLDTATGGGYNVVGRNGRRYLVPALLDPANYSCLIMA, from the coding sequence ATGACGATGAGCAAGCCGCACGCCGCGTGCTCCCTCTTGCTAGCCCTGCTCATCGGCCTCACGCGCCCTTCGCCGTGCGCGTCCTCCCTGTACAACCCCCCGCCGCCGGACATGGCGTACCACCACGGCGGCGTGCTCGACGGCACCGTGCCGGTCTCCGTGCTCTACTACGGCGCCTTCTCGCCGCACCACAAGGCCGTCCTCGCCGACTTCCTGCTCTCGCTCTCCCCGCGCTCGCGCCCCCACGCCTTCGGCGCTCCGGCGGCcgcgtcgtcggcgtcggtggctCAGTGGTGGGAGACCGTCGACCGGTACGTGCAGAGGACCGGCAGGGAGCGGACGCGGGTGATGCTGACCAACCAGGTGTCCGACGAGGGGTGCTCGCTGGGGAAGCACCTGTCGCGGCTCCAGGTCGAGCAGCTGGCGGCGCGGCTCGGCGTCGCCCCCGGCGGCGTGGCCGTCGTGCTCACCGCCGCGGACGTAGCGGTCGACGGCTTCTGCGGGAGCTCCTGCGGGCTGCACGGCTCGCTGGCGCCCGGCGGCGCCGTGCACGTGTGGGTGGGCAACGCCGCCGTGCAGTGCCCGGGCCGGTGCGCGTGGCCGTTCCACGCCGCGGACCCTGccgcggcggcgacggcaggGCCTGGGCGCCACAGGGGCGGGGAGACTCCGCTCCGTGCGCCCAACGGCGACGCCGGGGTGGACGGCATGGTGATCAACCTCGCGGCACTGCTGGCCGGCGCGGTGACCAACCCGTACGGGCACGGATACTTCCAGGGCGACGCCGGCGCGCCGGTGGAGGTGGGCGGCGGGTGCCCGGGAGTGTACGGGCGCGGTGCGTACCCTGGCTACCCCGGCGCGGTGAAGCTTGACACGGCCACCGGCGGCGGATACAACGTGGTGGGCAGGAACGGCAGGAGGTACCTCGTGCCGGCCCTGCTCGATCCCGCCAACTACTCCTGCCTTATCATGGCCTGA